Genomic window (Corynebacterium simulans):
CCGGAGTGGGGGCACATCCGCGGGATGCTGCCGCGGGAGCGTAGTCACGCTCACACTGTGGATTATCACACCATGCTGACCGTAGCGCGCTGCGCGGAGGTGCGTACCACGGTCGCGCGTCCGGACTTGTTGTTGCTAGCGGCGCTGTACCACGACATCGGCAAGGGCTATGGCCGCCCGCATTCCGCCGTAGGCGCGGAAATGGTGACCAAGGCCGCGGCAAAAATGCGGCTGAGCCTGGCGGATCGTTCGCGTGTGCAGACGCTCGTGGCAGAGCATACAACCTTGGCCAAATTGGTCTCCCGCATGGACCCGGAATCGGACGTGGCTCGGGATAAGTTGCTGGCGGCGGTGCATTATGACCACCTGACGCTCTCGCTGTTGCTGGTCTTGGCACGCGCGGATGCTGAATCGACTGGCCCCAGCGTGTGGAATCCGCGCCTGGAGGCGGGCATTCGGGTGCTGTCTTCGCGCGCCTTTGCGCAGCTGGAGGCGCTTAGCCCTACGAAGCCGGTGGTGTATTCGCAAAAGGAGATTGCGCTCAAGGCGAACTATGAGGAACGCACCCTGACGGTTTCGTGGCGGGGCAAGTATCAGCGCGAGGTCATCCGCCCGCTGGCGCTTATTGCGGCGTTGGGCTGGACCATCGAGTCCTCTCGCATGGGCAGGGTAAGTGACGAGCAAGGCGAGGGCTTTGCTGCCGAATTCGACGTGCGTACCGTGGCGGAGAGCTTCGATGCGGCGGCCGATGAGGCGCGTTTCATCCAGTCCTATAAATCTGGCGTGTACACCATCCTTCCGGAGATTGATGGCGCGCCCACAACGGCGATGTGGACGGGAAGCATCTTCGAGGTGCGCACGGGCGAGCGTACGGGTGTGCTTGGACATGTCATCGCTAAGCTTCCCGATTGCGAATGGATTACGAGCTACGTTCCGGGCGCAACGATGGTGCTGCACGCCAAACCGCTAGGCGATGTCGCGCGCGCGACATTGGTCAGGAATGTGACCGAAGCGCTAGTCAGCGGCTAAGCTGGGGGAGTTAAAAATTACTCGAGATTGTTTAGGGAGCACTCACTCGTGTTTGAGTCACTGTCCGATCGCTTGCAAACTGCCTTGTCGGGCCTGCGTGGCAAGGGCAAGCTGACCGAGGCCGACATCAATGCCACCGCGCGCGAGATTCGCCTTGCGCTGCTGGAAGCTGACGTCTCGCTGACCGTAGTCCGCGCGTTCATCAAGCGTATTAAGGAGCGCGCTGCCGGTGCAGAGGTCTCTGAGGCGCTGAACCCGGCGCAGCAGGTTGTCAAGATTGTCAATGAGGAACTCGTTGACATCCTGGGTGGCGAGACCCGCCGCCTGCAGCTGGCAAAGAACCCGCCCACGGTCATCATGCTGGCTGGTCTGCAGGGTGCTGGTAAGACCACCTTGGCCGGTAAGCTGTCCAAGCACCTGGCCAAGCAGGGCCATACGCCGATGCTGGTGGCCTGTGACTTGCAGCGTCCGGGCGCGGTCCAGCAGCTGCAGATTGTTGGTGAGCGCGCGGAGGTACAGGTCTTTGCTCCGGACCCAGGCACCTCCATCGACTCCAATGATCACGAGATGGGTACCTCCCACGGTGACCCAGTCGCCGTCGCCCAGGCCGGCATCGAGGAAGCTAAGCGGACCCAGCACGACATCGTGATCATCGATACCGCGGGCCGCCTCGGCATCGATGAGACCTTGATGACGCAGGCACGCAACATTCGCGACGCTGTGAACCCGGACGAGGTCCTTTTTGTCATCGATTCCATGATCGGTCAGGACGCGGTGCAGACCGCCGAGGCCTTCCGTGACGGCGTTGATTTCACCGGCGTCGTGCTGACCAAGCTCGATGGCGATGCCCGCGGTGGTGCGGCGCTGTCCATCCGTGAGGTCACCGGCAAGCCGATCATGTTTGCCTCCACAGGTGAGAAGCTCGAGGACTTCGACGTCTTCCACCCGGAGCGCATGGCTTCGCGCATCCTGGGCATGGGTGACCTTCTCTCGCTGATTGAGCAGGCTGAGGCCACCCTGGACCACCAGAAGGCAGAAGAAGCTGCCGCCAAGCTGGGCACCGGTGAGCTAACGCTCAACGACTTCTTGGACCAGATGCTGATGATCCGCCGCATGGGCCCGATTGGCAATCTGCTGAAGATGATGCCGGGCGGCAAGCAGATGAACAAGATGGCGGAAATGGTCGATGAGAAGCAGCTCGACCGCATCCAGGCCATCATCCGCGGTATGACCCCGCAAGAGCGTGAGAATCCGAAGATCCTTAACGCCTCGCGCCGTAAGCGTATTGCAAACGGTTCTGGCGTTTCCGTCTCCGAGGTCAACCAGCTCATCGAGCGCTTCAACGAAGCGAAGAAGATGATGTCCAAGATGGCCGGCCAGTTTGGCATGGGCCCGGGCATGGGGCGCTCTGCCACCAAGAAGAAGCGGAAGGGGCGCAAGGGCAAGAACGGCAAGCGCAAGGCCCCGAAGAACCGTCCAGGCGGCGGCATGCCAGGTATGCCAGGCGGTATGCCGGGAATGCCGGGCGGCATGCCTTCCATG
Coding sequences:
- the ffh gene encoding signal recognition particle protein, which produces MFESLSDRLQTALSGLRGKGKLTEADINATAREIRLALLEADVSLTVVRAFIKRIKERAAGAEVSEALNPAQQVVKIVNEELVDILGGETRRLQLAKNPPTVIMLAGLQGAGKTTLAGKLSKHLAKQGHTPMLVACDLQRPGAVQQLQIVGERAEVQVFAPDPGTSIDSNDHEMGTSHGDPVAVAQAGIEEAKRTQHDIVIIDTAGRLGIDETLMTQARNIRDAVNPDEVLFVIDSMIGQDAVQTAEAFRDGVDFTGVVLTKLDGDARGGAALSIREVTGKPIMFASTGEKLEDFDVFHPERMASRILGMGDLLSLIEQAEATLDHQKAEEAAAKLGTGELTLNDFLDQMLMIRRMGPIGNLLKMMPGGKQMNKMAEMVDEKQLDRIQAIIRGMTPQERENPKILNASRRKRIANGSGVSVSEVNQLIERFNEAKKMMSKMAGQFGMGPGMGRSATKKKRKGRKGKNGKRKAPKNRPGGGMPGMPGGMPGMPGGMPSMEELQKLQEQMGGGGMPGMPGGMPGLPKMPKGMENIDLNNLDFGQGKK